A DNA window from Enterobacter cloacae subsp. cloacae ATCC 13047 contains the following coding sequences:
- the flhB gene encoding flagellar biosynthesis protein FlhB, translated as MAEENDDKTEAPTPHRLEKAREEGQIPRSRELTSLLILIVGVCIIWWGGESLARKLAGMLSAGLRFDHSMVNDPNLILSQIIQLIKGAMVALLPLITGVVLVALISPVMLGGLVFSTKSLQPKFSKLNPLSGIAKMFSAQTGAELLKAILKAALMGSAAGFYLWHNWPEMMRLISESPLTAMSNALNLVGLCALLVVLSIIPMVGFDVIFQLYSHFKKLRMSRQDIRDEYKQMEGDPHVKGRIRQMQRAAARRRMMEDVPKADVIVTNPTHYSVALQYDENKMSAPKVVAKGAGLIALRIREIGTENRVPILEAPPLARALYRHAEIGQQIPGQLYAAVAEVLAWVWQLKRWRLAGGQRPVKPENLPVPAALDFMNEKDTDG; from the coding sequence GTGGCAGAAGAGAACGACGACAAAACAGAAGCCCCCACACCCCACCGACTTGAAAAAGCGCGTGAGGAAGGGCAGATCCCCCGATCCCGAGAGCTGACATCCCTGCTGATCCTTATTGTGGGTGTGTGCATCATCTGGTGGGGTGGGGAGTCGCTCGCCCGAAAACTGGCCGGGATGCTCTCTGCCGGATTACGTTTCGACCACAGTATGGTCAACGACCCAAACCTTATCCTCAGCCAGATTATTCAGCTTATTAAAGGGGCCATGGTCGCACTGCTGCCCCTGATTACCGGGGTGGTGCTGGTCGCGCTGATCTCGCCGGTGATGCTTGGCGGTCTGGTCTTTAGCACCAAATCGCTGCAACCAAAATTTTCCAAACTGAACCCGCTGTCCGGCATCGCGAAAATGTTCTCCGCGCAGACCGGGGCAGAACTGCTTAAAGCCATCCTCAAAGCGGCGCTGATGGGCAGTGCCGCGGGGTTTTACCTGTGGCACAACTGGCCGGAAATGATGCGGCTTATCAGCGAGTCGCCTCTGACCGCGATGAGCAATGCATTGAATCTGGTCGGACTCTGCGCGCTGCTGGTGGTCCTCAGCATTATTCCGATGGTGGGGTTCGACGTCATCTTCCAGCTGTACAGCCATTTCAAAAAACTGCGCATGTCCCGTCAGGATATCCGTGACGAATATAAGCAGATGGAAGGTGACCCGCACGTGAAAGGGCGTATCCGCCAGATGCAGCGCGCCGCCGCCCGTCGACGGATGATGGAAGATGTGCCGAAAGCCGACGTTATTGTCACCAACCCGACCCACTATTCCGTTGCGCTGCAGTACGACGAAAACAAAATGAGCGCGCCGAAAGTGGTGGCGAAGGGGGCGGGCTTAATCGCCCTGCGCATCCGCGAGATTGGCACGGAAAACCGGGTGCCAATACTGGAAGCGCCGCCGCTGGCGCGTGCGTTGTACCGCCACGCGGAAATTGGACAACAGATCCCAGGTCAACTCTACGCCGCCGTGGCGGAAGTGCTGGCCTGGGTATGGCAGTTGAAACGCT